The genomic DNA GGCCAGCTCGATCAGGGTGGCGGCGATGCCCTCGCGGTCGTCGGGGATGACGCGGGCCACCGGCTCCCAGGGGGAGGCGACGATGCGCGTCAGCTCCTCCCGGATGGCCGGGCCGCCCTTGTCCTCGTAGATGCCCTGGCTGGCCCGGTCGGACACGGTGACGATGCCGATGCGGGCGGGCTTCGCGGAGGTCATGGGCGGCGGTCCTTATGGAATGTCCGGCAGGCTTACTTGCTGCCCGGCGCCAGGAACACGCTCTTGTAGCTGTCCCGGTCGCCGTTGTTGGTGTCGGTCAACTGGAAGGTGACCGGGGTGGAGGCGTCCGGCACGGAGTCGCGCGGCACCGTGACGTAGACGCGGTAGGTCGCCACGCTGTCCGGCGAGGCGGAGATGTGGCTGACCGCGCTGCCGCTGTCCTCGTCGCGCTCGCCCACCACCTTCACCTCGGCACCGGCGATTCCGGCGGCGGCCAGCGTGTAGGAGCGGTCCTGGCGGGTCTTGTTGGAGACCTTGAAGGTGTAGGCGTTGCGGATGGTGCCGTCCTGCAGCGTGACGAAGAGCGGGGCGCGGTCGCGCTGCACGGCGATGTCCAGCCGCGGGCGCAGCGCGTAGCTCCAGGCCATGGCGCCGGTGATCACCAGCATCAGCAGGCCGTAGACGATGGTGCGCGGGCGGATCAGCCGCCACTGGTAGGTCTTGCCCTGGGCGCGGGTGTCCTGGGCGGCCAGGCTGTCGAAGCGGATCAGGCCCTTCGGCAACTCCTGCGACACCATGATGTTGTCGCAGGCGTCGGCGCACAGGCCGCAATTGATGCAGTCCGCCTGCTCGCCGGTGCGGATGTCGACACCGACCGGGCAGACCTGCACGCACTGGCCGCAGTCGATGCAGTCGCCGAAACCCTTGGTCCGGCGCTCGTCCCAGCTCTGCGACTTGCGCTTTGGGCCGCGGGTGTCGCCGCGCAGCGTGTCGTAGGTGACGACGAGGCTGTGCTCGTCCAGCATCGCGGTCTGGATGCGCGGCCACGGGCACATGTAGTAGCACATCTGCTCGCGCGTCCAGCCGGCCATGACGTAGGTCATGCCCGCGAACAGCGCGAAGAAGCCCGCCGCCTCGTAGGTCGCGTTGAAGGTCAGAAGATCGACGGCCAAGCGCGGCGCGTCGGTGAAGAAGGCGACGAAGCCGAAGCCGGTGATGACGGACAGTGCCAGCCAACCGGCGTGCTTGCCGGTCTTGCGCAGGACCTTCTTCGCGGTCCAGGGGGCCTTGTCCAGGCGGATGCGCTCCGCCCGGTCGCCTTCGAAGGCGCGCTCGATCCAGACGAACAGGTCGGTCCACACCGTCTGCGGGCAGGTGAAGCCGCACCACACGCGCCCGGCCAGCGCCGTCGCCAGGAACAGGCCCAGCGCCGCCACGATCAGCACGCCGGTGAGGTAGTAGATTTCCTGCGGCCAGATCTCGATCCAGAAGATGAAGAAGCGCGGCGTCGTCAGGTCGAACAGCACCGCCTGGGCCGGCGCATCGGGGCCGCGTTCCCAGCGAATCCAGGGGGCGATGAAGAAGACCGCCAGAAGCACCCAGGTCAGGATGGTCTTCCACCGCCGGTAGCGTCCGGAGACGGCTTTCGGGTGGATCTTCTTCTGGCTCTCGAAAAACTGGATTTTTGCCGGCGTGACAGCGCTTCCGTCTGGCATATCGTCTGCCTTGGCTCCGGATAGGGACGCAAGACCGGACAATAGCGGACGGGACCCGAGCGCTTCTTGATCGGGATCAAGACGAGAACGGATTTGAAGAATCCCTATGGGTTATAAGGATTTTTCAGCGGCGCTGGTGACCGGCCGGGATTTCCGGCTGTAATACGTCCATCGGCCGATTGGCTCAAGCTTCGTTTCGCAATGCGGAAACGTTTCCGTCCTCCACCGCCGCTGCGTCGTCGGACGCCGCGTCCTGCGGTGCGGGCCGGGATGGGGAGGGGCGGGTGACGATGTAGACGGCCACCGCCGCCATGCAGGTGCCGGCCAGGATGGGAACCAGCGGGCGGCTGGAGGTCAGCGCCACGATCGCCCAGCTCACGCTCATGCCGATCAGCGCCGCCGCCTTCGCCTTGCGGGGGATCGCTCCTTCGGACTGCCAGTCGCGCAGCAGCGGGCCGAAGCGCGGGTCACGGTACAGCCGGTCGCGCAGGGCGGGGCTGCTCTTGGCGAAGGCCCCGGCGGCCAGCAGAAGAAACGGGGTGGTCGGCAGAAGGGGCAGCACGGTGCCCGCGATGCCCAGCCCGACCGCGGCGTAGCCCAGCGCCAGCCACAGCCGGCGCCGCAGGGGGGAGGCGCAGACGGGTGCGTCCTCCGCAAGGGCGGTCTGGTCATCCATGGGGTGAATGTAGGCCGCTCACACGGCCAGGACCAGCACCGCGTAGCGGGCCGCCTTGCCCGCGGTGACCAGCAGCAGGAAAATCCGGATGTCCACCCGCAGGATGCCGGCCACCAGAGTCAGCGGATCGCCGATGACGGGCATCCAGGCCAGCAGCAGCGACCACACCCCGAAGCGCTGGTACCAGCGGGTGGCCCGCGCCACCATGGACGCGGGGACCGGGAACCAGCGGCGGTCCTGGAAATGCATCAGGTAGCGCCCGAGAGCCCAGTTGACCACGGACCCCAGCACGTTGCCCGCCGTGGCGAACAGCAGAAGCGCCAGATGGTCGTAGTTGCCGGTGGCGTGCATGCCGACCAGCAGGATTTCCGACTGGGCCGGGAAGATGGTCGCGGCCAGGAACGCGGTGAGGAACAGCCCGCCGTAGGCGGCAAACTCGGACATGCGGCGGACGGTCCTTCCGGGCCGGGGGTGGCGGAGGCTAGAACATGGGTGCGCATACAGGAATGCGGGAGGCGCCATGGTGCCGCCGCGATAAACTGGTGTAGATTCATTTTGTATGAATTCGCAGCGGATGGACTCGGGGGCGCCCGACCGGTCTCATCCGGCGGCCGTCGTCTTGGGGAATGAAGGGGAGTGTTTGCGGATGGCCGCTGCCGGCCTTGCCCGCTTCGATGCCGACGGGCGCCTGATCTGGGCCAACGCCGTGTTCCGGGCGTCGCTGGGCGGTTGTCCGGGGGATAGCCTCGATGCCCTACTGGAGGCACTTCCGTTGCGTGAGGACGCCGCCGCGGCGGCGGAGCGGCTGCGCGCCGGGGAGACGGTGGCGCTTGCGGTCGAGCCGTATAGGGAACGCGGACTCCTGATTCCGGCGGAGGGCGAGGGCGGCGACTTGGTGTTGACCCTTGCCGGTGATGGCGGCGCCCCGCAGGAGGACAGCGGCTTCTTCGGCCTGGAGGACCTTCTGGGCGACCGGGCCGGCGAGGCGGAGCGGGCGATCATGCAGGCCATCGCCGTTCCCCTGGTGGTAACCCGGCTGTCCGACGGCTTGGTGATGGCGGTCAACCAGCCCGCCGGCCTGCTGTTCGAGGTGCCGCTCGATGACGTGGTGGGGCGCAGCTTCGCCAAGGCCTTCTACACCGATCCGGCGGAGCGGGAGCGGCTGCTTTCCGCCCTGTGCGACGGGGCGGGCGGCGTGGATGGGTTCGAAACCCGGCTGTGCCGGCCCGATGGCAGCGATCTCTGGGCGATGGTCTCCGCCCGGCGGTTCCGGTTCCGGGGCGAGGATGCCATGCTCGCCTGCATCAGCGACATCTCTGCCCGCAAGCGCACCGAACAGGCGCTCGAAGCCCAGTGGGACCAGAGCCGGGCGGTCCTGAACGGGCTGGGCCAGGGAGTGATGGCCTTCGACCGGGGGCTTCGCCTGGTCGCCTGGAACGGGCGTGTTACGGAGTTGCTGGGGGTGGAGCCGGAATTCCTGAGCTATCACACGCCCTACGCCGCCATTGCCCGGCGGGTCGGGCAGGGGGTGGCCTTTGGGCCGGGGAGCGTGTGCCCCGACGCCCTGACCGGGTCCGGGACCGGCCCGTCCGCGGCCCTCGCGGCGCCGCTTCCCGCCCGCCCCGCCCCGGACGAGCGGTCCTGGGAGTGCACCCGTTCCGACGGTCACGTGCTGGAATGCCTGATCCGGCCTCTGCCCGACGGCGGATTCGTCGTCACCTACACCGACGTGACCGAGCGGCGGAACGCCGAGCGGGAGATCATCGCCAGCCGGGAGCTGTTCGAACTGGCGATCCGGGCGGCGCGCGAGGGGATCTGGCAATGGGACGTGCGCACGGGGGAATTGTGGCTGTCGCCCTACTGGTGGGGAATGCTCGGCTACGGCGAGGATGAGATGGTCAACACCGCCGCCCGTTGGACCGAGCTGATCCTGCCCGAGGATCGCGAGTTGTCGGCCCGGATGGCCCGCGACCTTATCAATGGCGCGATGGGCGAATGCCAGTTCATCATGCGCTTCCGCCACAAGCGCGGCACCGTGGTTCATATGCTGAGCCGCGCCATCCGCGTTCTTGGTCCGGACGGCGAGCTGTTCCGCATCGTCGGTTCGCACACCGACGTGTCGGACCGCGTCCATGCGGAGGAGCGCGCCCACGCCGCGCGGGAGGAGGCCGAACGCGCGCTCCATGACCTGAAGGAGGCGCAGGCCCATCTGATCCAGTCCGAGAAGATGGCCGCGCTGGGGTCGCTGGTGGCGGGGGTGGCGCACGAGATCAACACCCCCATCGGCATCGCCCTGACCGGCGCCTCGCTGATGGCGGAACGGACCCGGGTCATCCGGCGCGATTTCGAGGCGGGAACGCTGCGTCGGCCCGACTTTGCCGACTTCCTCGACATGGCGGGGGAGGCGGCGCACCTGATGCTGCTGAACATCGACCGCGCCGCCCAGCTCATCCAGAGCTTCAAACAGATCGCCGTCGATCAGGCGAGCGAGGAGCGCCGCGTCTTCGACCTGCGCGACTACATCGACGAGGTCCTGCGCAGCCTGGGCGTCCGCATCAAGCGGGCGGCCCACGGCGTGGAGGTGGATTGCCCGGCGGATCTGCTGATCGACGGCTATCCGGGTGCGCTCAGTCAGGTGCTGACCAACCTCGTGATGAACTCGATCATCCACGGCTACGCTCCGGGGCAACACGGAACGCTGCGCGTCGCTGTGCGCGCGGTGGGGGGCGACGAGGTGGAACTGGTCTATGCCGACGACGGGCGCGGCATCCCGTCCGAACTCCATGGCAAGGTGTTCGAGCCCTTCTTCACCACCAGCCGCGGCACGGGCGGCAGCGGGCTGGGGCTGAACATCGTCTACAACATCGCCACCCGCCGGCTGAGGGGCCGCATCGCGCTCGACAGCGCGCCGGGCCGCGGCGCGGCCTTCACCCTGCGCTTTCCCCGCGTCGTGCCGGCGGAGCGTCCGCCGGCCTGACGGCTTTCCCCTTACTGCGCATCCACCCAGGCGATGCGCAGGATGTTGGTGTTGCCGGGGGTGCCGAAGGGCACGCCGGCGGTGATGACCAACCGCTGCCCCTCCACCGCCAGCCCGTCCTCGTAGGCGCAGCGGGCGGCCTTCTGGACCATCTCGTTGAAGTCGGCCACGTCGGCGGAGTGCACGCTGTGCACCCCGTAGGCGAGCTGGAGCCGCCGCGCCGTTTCCAGGCTGGAGGTCAGGCACATGATCGGCACCTCCGGCCGTTCGCGGGCGGCGCGCAGGGTGGTGGAGCCGCTGGTGGTGTAGGTGACGATGGCCGCGGCCTGGATGGTGTGGGCGACCTGCCGCGCCGCCGCGGTGACGGCGTCGGTGGAGGTCTGCTGCGGGTCCGGGTGCTGGGCGTCGGTGATGGTGCGGTAGAGCGGGTCCTGCTCGACCCGGCGGGCGATGCGGTCCATCATCGACACCGCCTCGATGGGGTAGGTGCCCGCCGCGGTTTCCGCCGACAGCATCACCGCGTCCGCCCCGTCATAGACCGCGGTCGCCACGTCCGACGCCTCGGCGCGAGTCGGGGCCGGGGAGCCGATCATCGATTCCAGCATCTGTGTGGCGACGATCACCGGCTTGCCGGCCTTGCGCGACTCGCGGATGATCCGCTTCTGGATGCTCGGCACGTCCTCCGCCGGCATTTCCACGCCGAGGTCGCCGCGGGCGACCATCACGCCGTCCGACAGCTCGACGATGCGTTCCAGATGCTGGATGGCCTGCGGCTTCTCCATCTTCGACAGCAGGGCGGCCCGCCCGGCGACCAGCTTGCGCGCCTCGGCCACGTCCTCCGGCCGCTGCACGAAGGACAAGGCCACCCAGTCCACCCCCTGGTCGAGCGCGAAGGCCAGATCCTCGTGATCCTTCGGGGTCAGCGGCGTCAGCGGCAGGACGACGCCCGGCACGTTCACGCCCTTGCGGTCGGACAGGCGGCTGCCGGAGAGCACGACACAGTCGGCGTGGTCGGGGCTGCAATCGACGACGCGCAGGCGGACCTTGCCGTCATCCACCAGCAGCTCCGCTTCCGGCTCCAACGCGGCGAAGATTTCCGGATGGGGCAGGCCGACGCGGGTCGCGTCGCCCGGCTCGGTGGAGAGGTCGAGGCGGATGCGGTGCCCCGGCTCGACGGTGACGGGGCCGTCGGCGAAGGTGCCCAGCCGCAGCTTCGGTCCCTGGAGGTCGGCCATCACCGCGATGGGGTGGTCCAGTTCCGCTTCCAGCGCGCGCAGCGTGGCGAGGCGCTGGCCATGGTCCTCGTGCGTGCCGTGGCTGAAGTTCAGGCGGAAGACGTCCACGCCCGCCTCGAACAGCGCGCGGATCATCTCCGGCGTCGCGGTGGCCGGCCCCAGCGTGGCGACGATCTTGGTCAGGCGGAAGCGCCGGAAGGGGATGACTTTGCGGGTCATGGGTCTGCCTTCTGATAT from Azospirillum brasilense includes the following:
- the pyk gene encoding pyruvate kinase, with the translated sequence MTRKVIPFRRFRLTKIVATLGPATATPEMIRALFEAGVDVFRLNFSHGTHEDHGQRLATLRALEAELDHPIAVMADLQGPKLRLGTFADGPVTVEPGHRIRLDLSTEPGDATRVGLPHPEIFAALEPEAELLVDDGKVRLRVVDCSPDHADCVVLSGSRLSDRKGVNVPGVVLPLTPLTPKDHEDLAFALDQGVDWVALSFVQRPEDVAEARKLVAGRAALLSKMEKPQAIQHLERIVELSDGVMVARGDLGVEMPAEDVPSIQKRIIRESRKAGKPVIVATQMLESMIGSPAPTRAEASDVATAVYDGADAVMLSAETAAGTYPIEAVSMMDRIARRVEQDPLYRTITDAQHPDPQQTSTDAVTAAARQVAHTIQAAAIVTYTTSGSTTLRAARERPEVPIMCLTSSLETARRLQLAYGVHSVHSADVADFNEMVQKAARCAYEDGLAVEGQRLVITAGVPFGTPGNTNILRIAWVDAQ
- a CDS encoding YqaA family protein, with protein sequence MSEFAAYGGLFLTAFLAATIFPAQSEILLVGMHATGNYDHLALLLFATAGNVLGSVVNWALGRYLMHFQDRRWFPVPASMVARATRWYQRFGVWSLLLAWMPVIGDPLTLVAGILRVDIRIFLLLVTAGKAARYAVLVLAV
- the ccoG gene encoding cytochrome c oxidase accessory protein CcoG, coding for MPDGSAVTPAKIQFFESQKKIHPKAVSGRYRRWKTILTWVLLAVFFIAPWIRWERGPDAPAQAVLFDLTTPRFFIFWIEIWPQEIYYLTGVLIVAALGLFLATALAGRVWCGFTCPQTVWTDLFVWIERAFEGDRAERIRLDKAPWTAKKVLRKTGKHAGWLALSVITGFGFVAFFTDAPRLAVDLLTFNATYEAAGFFALFAGMTYVMAGWTREQMCYYMCPWPRIQTAMLDEHSLVVTYDTLRGDTRGPKRKSQSWDERRTKGFGDCIDCGQCVQVCPVGVDIRTGEQADCINCGLCADACDNIMVSQELPKGLIRFDSLAAQDTRAQGKTYQWRLIRPRTIVYGLLMLVITGAMAWSYALRPRLDIAVQRDRAPLFVTLQDGTIRNAYTFKVSNKTRQDRSYTLAAAGIAGAEVKVVGERDEDSGSAVSHISASPDSVATYRVYVTVPRDSVPDASTPVTFQLTDTNNGDRDSYKSVFLAPGSK
- a CDS encoding ATP-binding protein — encoded protein: MAAAGLARFDADGRLIWANAVFRASLGGCPGDSLDALLEALPLREDAAAAAERLRAGETVALAVEPYRERGLLIPAEGEGGDLVLTLAGDGGAPQEDSGFFGLEDLLGDRAGEAERAIMQAIAVPLVVTRLSDGLVMAVNQPAGLLFEVPLDDVVGRSFAKAFYTDPAERERLLSALCDGAGGVDGFETRLCRPDGSDLWAMVSARRFRFRGEDAMLACISDISARKRTEQALEAQWDQSRAVLNGLGQGVMAFDRGLRLVAWNGRVTELLGVEPEFLSYHTPYAAIARRVGQGVAFGPGSVCPDALTGSGTGPSAALAAPLPARPAPDERSWECTRSDGHVLECLIRPLPDGGFVVTYTDVTERRNAEREIIASRELFELAIRAAREGIWQWDVRTGELWLSPYWWGMLGYGEDEMVNTAARWTELILPEDRELSARMARDLINGAMGECQFIMRFRHKRGTVVHMLSRAIRVLGPDGELFRIVGSHTDVSDRVHAEERAHAAREEAERALHDLKEAQAHLIQSEKMAALGSLVAGVAHEINTPIGIALTGASLMAERTRVIRRDFEAGTLRRPDFADFLDMAGEAAHLMLLNIDRAAQLIQSFKQIAVDQASEERRVFDLRDYIDEVLRSLGVRIKRAAHGVEVDCPADLLIDGYPGALSQVLTNLVMNSIIHGYAPGQHGTLRVAVRAVGGDEVELVYADDGRGIPSELHGKVFEPFFTTSRGTGGSGLGLNIVYNIATRRLRGRIALDSAPGRGAAFTLRFPRVVPAERPPA
- a CDS encoding YbaN family protein — protein: MDDQTALAEDAPVCASPLRRRLWLALGYAAVGLGIAGTVLPLLPTTPFLLLAAGAFAKSSPALRDRLYRDPRFGPLLRDWQSEGAIPRKAKAAALIGMSVSWAIVALTSSRPLVPILAGTCMAAVAVYIVTRPSPSRPAPQDAASDDAAAVEDGNVSALRNEA